Proteins found in one Lysinibacillus fusiformis genomic segment:
- a CDS encoding DHH family phosphoesterase: MGTFRKRPIRYPLFVLSIFGTVTFVLLCIWNIGIGIGYGVGFVLLMTYTWKVEKIAYEETEKHIESISFRMKKVGEEALLEMPIGILLVNEQYEIEWSNPYMQGILNVESLVGEGIVNISDDIYVLMKTEETNEATITLRDRKYRVYYKKEERLLYFFDITEQIAIEKQYFADRTVIAILFVDNYDEITQAMDDQPRSLTNTMVTSIVNEWAAEHGVFVKRISSDRFLAVLNESILTELEKKKFAILDTIREKTAQKNLSLTLSIGVGAGSSSLVELGELAQSSLDLVLGRGGDQVAIKQPTGKLKFYGGKTNPVEKRTRVRARVISHALRDLIQDSDQVFVMGHKNPDMDSIGASVGVRKMAQMNDVKGYVIINFDELNGSVTRLMNEIESKSDFYENFLTPEEAAGKMTEKSLLVIVDTHKPNLVIDAHLLKLAEKVVVIDHHRRSEDFIENPTLVYMEPYASSTAELVTELLEYQPKRAKINMLEATALLAGIIVDTKSFTLRTGARTFEAASYLRTNGADTVLVQRLLKEDVDTYIERSKIVQTVKFVKPGVAVAVGEESKVYDSVLIAQTADILLTMKDVSASFVIAHRADGKIGISARSLGEVNVQLIMERLGGGGHLTNAACQIDAKSIDGVKKHLEEAINEVFEGSSD; this comes from the coding sequence ATGGGGACTTTTAGAAAACGACCAATTCGCTATCCGCTTTTTGTTCTTTCCATATTTGGAACTGTGACGTTCGTGCTTCTATGTATTTGGAATATCGGGATAGGTATCGGTTATGGTGTAGGTTTTGTTTTACTGATGACCTACACATGGAAGGTAGAAAAGATAGCTTATGAGGAAACGGAAAAGCATATTGAATCTATTTCCTTCCGTATGAAAAAAGTAGGGGAAGAGGCATTGCTTGAAATGCCGATCGGGATACTTCTGGTTAATGAGCAATATGAAATAGAATGGTCTAATCCATATATGCAAGGTATCCTTAATGTGGAATCATTAGTGGGTGAAGGTATTGTCAATATATCCGATGATATCTACGTGTTAATGAAGACCGAGGAAACAAATGAGGCTACGATTACATTACGTGATCGGAAATATCGGGTTTATTATAAAAAAGAGGAACGACTACTGTATTTCTTTGATATAACTGAACAGATTGCCATTGAAAAGCAATACTTTGCAGACCGTACAGTAATCGCTATATTGTTTGTCGATAATTACGATGAAATCACGCAAGCCATGGACGATCAACCACGTAGTTTAACTAACACAATGGTTACTTCAATTGTCAATGAATGGGCTGCGGAGCATGGTGTGTTTGTCAAACGAATATCATCCGATCGTTTCCTAGCAGTATTAAATGAATCCATTTTAACGGAGCTGGAAAAGAAAAAATTTGCTATTTTAGATACCATTCGTGAAAAAACAGCTCAAAAGAATTTATCGTTAACATTAAGTATTGGGGTAGGAGCTGGATCATCCTCATTAGTTGAGCTTGGTGAGTTGGCACAATCAAGTCTAGATCTTGTTTTAGGACGGGGTGGTGACCAAGTGGCAATAAAGCAACCTACTGGAAAACTTAAATTCTATGGTGGAAAAACAAATCCAGTTGAAAAACGTACACGTGTTAGAGCGCGCGTTATTTCACATGCATTACGCGATTTAATTCAAGACAGTGACCAAGTGTTTGTTATGGGACATAAAAATCCTGACATGGACTCCATTGGTGCGTCTGTAGGTGTACGGAAAATGGCTCAAATGAATGATGTAAAGGGCTATGTCATCATCAATTTTGATGAATTAAATGGTAGCGTTACACGATTAATGAATGAAATAGAGAGTAAATCAGATTTCTATGAAAATTTCCTTACACCAGAGGAAGCCGCTGGTAAAATGACTGAGAAATCGTTGCTCGTTATTGTTGATACACATAAACCGAATTTAGTAATTGATGCACACCTATTGAAATTAGCTGAAAAGGTGGTTGTAATCGACCATCATCGTCGAAGTGAGGACTTTATCGAAAATCCTACACTTGTTTATATGGAGCCATATGCGTCGTCCACAGCTGAGCTAGTGACAGAGTTACTAGAATATCAGCCGAAGCGTGCAAAGATCAATATGCTAGAAGCTACTGCATTGCTGGCAGGTATTATTGTTGATACCAAAAGCTTTACACTTCGAACAGGAGCACGTACATTTGAAGCTGCTTCTTATTTACGAACAAATGGTGCAGATACAGTGTTGGTCCAACGTCTCTTAAAGGAGGACGTGGACACATATATAGAGCGCTCCAAAATTGTGCAAACAGTTAAGTTCGTAAAACCTGGAGTAGCTGTTGCTGTAGGTGAAGAATCAAAAGTGTATGACTCTGTCTTAATTGCGCAAACAGCAGATATATTACTAACGATGAAGGATGTTAGTGCATCCTTTGTCATTGCGCATCGGGCAGATGGAAAAATTGGTATAAGTGCACGCTCACTTGGCGAGGTCAATGTACAGCTAATTATGGAGAGGCTCGGCGGAGGTGGACATTTAACAAATGCTGCCTGCCAAATAGATGCTAAATCCATTGATGGTGTGAAAAAACATTTAGAAGAGGCCATAAATGAGGTCTTTGAAGGGAGTTCTGACTAA
- the ssb gene encoding single-stranded DNA-binding protein has product MINRVVLVGRLTKDPELRYTPNGVASTRFTVAVNRAFSNQQGEREADFISCVAWRKQAENLANFMRKGSLIGVEGRIQTGSYEGQDGKRVYTTDVVADSVQFLEPRNGSGAPAPQYGGGQTYGNNQPSYGGGQPQQQFGGAMPGQGSYGGDAYQQNQPPMNQPNYTRVDEDPFANSKGPIEVSEDDLPF; this is encoded by the coding sequence ATGATAAACCGTGTCGTATTAGTTGGAAGACTAACAAAAGATCCTGAGCTACGTTATACACCGAATGGAGTTGCGTCTACAAGATTTACAGTAGCTGTAAACCGTGCATTCTCAAATCAACAAGGTGAACGCGAAGCTGATTTCATTAGCTGTGTTGCCTGGCGAAAACAGGCTGAAAACCTAGCGAACTTCATGCGAAAAGGAAGTTTAATTGGGGTAGAAGGTCGTATCCAGACAGGCAGTTATGAAGGACAAGACGGTAAGCGAGTATACACAACAGATGTCGTGGCGGATAGCGTACAGTTTTTAGAACCCCGTAATGGTAGCGGTGCTCCTGCTCCTCAATATGGTGGTGGACAAACTTACGGTAATAACCAACCGTCATATGGCGGTGGTCAACCACAACAACAGTTTGGTGGCGCTATGCCAGGGCAGGGTTCCTATGGCGGCGATGCTTATCAGCAAAATCAACCACCTATGAATCAGCCGAATTATACACGTGTAGATGAGGATCCATTTGCGAATAGCAAAGGACCAATAGAAGTATCAGAGGATGATCTTCCATTCTAA
- a CDS encoding DUF951 domain-containing protein encodes METKKFGLNDIVEMKKQHPCGTNKWKIIRMGADVRIKCEGCQHSVMIPRREFEKKMKKVLFSANES; translated from the coding sequence ATGGAGACAAAGAAATTTGGTTTAAATGATATTGTTGAAATGAAAAAACAACACCCATGCGGTACTAATAAATGGAAAATTATTCGTATGGGGGCGGATGTACGTATCAAATGCGAAGGATGTCAGCATAGTGTCATGATTCCACGTCGTGAATTTGAGAAAAAAATGAAAAAGGTTTTATTTTCTGCGAATGAGTCGTAA
- a CDS encoding YybS family protein: protein MPNNQTKALVQGSMMVALFTILMLISAYVPFIFIVALLFAPLPIAWYSANYKRSTSILVAIVGCILTTITSGISMLPFAFILGLLGVVMGNAIYLKKSKLYLFMSMGIANLISMAIVYIAYVKLSGIDFINMSLEMARKNYEQSNEFAKNVTGQVAINPEQLEAMFKTIELTMPATITISAFFAAFIIITVNLPALKRLGVDVPKFAPFQNMRLPRSILWYYMIVLCINLFMRPEAGSTLDIIVLNVSYILWLLLILQGISFIHYFISKKGMPNGVKWVATLLAIPLSSFMILLGIVDLGFDVRSLVKGKTKE, encoded by the coding sequence ATGCCGAATAATCAAACAAAAGCGCTTGTACAAGGCTCAATGATGGTTGCACTTTTTACAATTTTAATGTTAATTTCTGCATATGTACCATTCATCTTTATAGTAGCTTTATTATTCGCTCCGCTACCGATTGCTTGGTATAGCGCAAATTACAAGCGTTCCACATCAATACTCGTAGCAATAGTAGGCTGTATCCTAACCACTATAACGAGTGGAATATCCATGCTGCCATTTGCCTTTATTTTAGGGTTATTAGGTGTCGTTATGGGTAACGCCATTTATCTGAAGAAGAGTAAGCTTTATTTATTTATGTCCATGGGGATTGCTAATCTTATCTCGATGGCAATTGTTTATATTGCCTATGTAAAGCTTTCAGGAATTGACTTCATTAACATGAGTTTAGAGATGGCGCGTAAAAATTATGAGCAATCTAATGAATTTGCAAAGAATGTAACAGGTCAAGTAGCCATAAATCCAGAACAGCTTGAGGCGATGTTTAAAACAATTGAACTGACTATGCCTGCAACGATAACAATCTCAGCATTTTTTGCTGCATTTATTATCATTACAGTAAATTTACCAGCTCTAAAACGACTAGGAGTAGATGTTCCTAAATTTGCTCCATTCCAAAATATGAGATTACCACGCTCTATTTTATGGTATTACATGATTGTTTTATGCATTAATTTATTCATGCGTCCAGAGGCTGGTTCTACGCTAGATATCATTGTATTAAATGTTTCTTATATTTTATGGTTGTTACTCATTCTACAAGGAATATCTTTTATCCATTATTTTATTTCTAAAAAAGGGATGCCAAACGGTGTTAAATGGGTAGCTACTTTGTTAGCAATTCCTTTATCATCCTTCATGATCTTACTCGGTATTGTTGATTTAGGTTTTGACGTACGTTCACTTGTAAAGGGGAAGACTAAAGAATAA
- a CDS encoding ParB/RepB/Spo0J family partition protein codes for MAKGLGKGIGALFPGESLEHSGQVEEILLDLIVANPFQPRKIFDEESLQELADSIKEHGILQPIAVRKKARKFEIVAGERRYRACLLAGLEVIPVIIKELSDAQMMELAILENLQREDLTVIEEAEAYQSLMENLHLTQEELSKRLGKSRPHIANHVRLLALPEDVRKLMNDGTLSMGQGRALLGLKNKRRISEVANKVISLGLNVRQVELLVQNLNEEVSRETIPPKKKDIFVSAKESQLRDYFGTNVQIKKTNNKGKIEIEFYSEDDLERILEILNIQEE; via the coding sequence ATGGCTAAAGGTCTAGGAAAGGGTATTGGTGCATTATTTCCAGGAGAGTCTTTAGAACACAGTGGGCAAGTGGAAGAAATCCTATTAGATTTAATTGTTGCGAACCCATTTCAGCCTCGTAAAATTTTCGATGAAGAGAGTTTACAAGAATTAGCAGATTCTATCAAAGAACATGGGATTTTGCAGCCGATTGCCGTGCGTAAAAAAGCACGTAAGTTTGAAATTGTTGCTGGAGAACGTCGTTACAGAGCGTGCCTATTAGCAGGCCTAGAGGTTATTCCTGTTATTATAAAAGAGTTATCAGATGCACAAATGATGGAGCTAGCTATTCTAGAAAACCTCCAACGTGAGGATTTAACTGTAATTGAAGAAGCTGAAGCCTATCAGAGTTTAATGGAAAACTTACATTTAACACAGGAAGAGTTATCGAAGCGACTAGGAAAAAGTAGACCACATATTGCAAATCATGTTCGGCTACTTGCTTTACCAGAAGATGTACGTAAATTGATGAATGATGGAACATTATCGATGGGGCAGGGACGAGCTTTACTCGGCTTAAAAAATAAAAGAAGAATATCAGAAGTGGCGAATAAGGTAATAAGTTTAGGATTGAATGTACGTCAAGTTGAATTATTAGTGCAAAACTTAAATGAAGAAGTTTCACGTGAAACAATCCCGCCTAAGAAAAAAGATATCTTTGTAAGTGCAAAGGAGTCACAATTACGTGATTACTTTGGCACAAATGTTCAAATTAAAAAAACAAATAATAAAGGGAAAATTGAAATTGAATTTTATTCTGAAGATGATTTAGAACGTATATTGGAAATATTAAACATACAGGAAGAATAA
- the yyaC gene encoding spore protease YyaC yields the protein MNTIPNLLLPYSLHHESKNAVWQLSTLFLEHIPFHHERLIFCCIGSDRCTGDTLGPLTGSFLKKSVSFPYEIVGSLEDPLHALNLDSTMQQLHNHTTKPFIIAIDACLGSEQNVGHISVQSGPIFPGKAVKKELPPIGDISVKGIVNIGGFMEMLVLQNTRLHISYAMAEKLSRALLLAAHRYSLKSVEDSHHNTNNDDTWQQVSSFDLG from the coding sequence ATGAATACTATACCAAATTTGTTACTACCTTATTCCCTTCATCACGAGAGTAAAAATGCTGTTTGGCAATTAAGTACATTATTTTTAGAACATATACCGTTTCATCATGAAAGACTAATTTTTTGTTGTATTGGCAGTGATCGTTGTACGGGTGATACACTTGGGCCATTAACTGGTAGTTTCTTAAAAAAATCTGTTAGCTTTCCTTATGAAATTGTAGGATCCTTAGAAGATCCTTTACATGCTCTAAACCTAGATTCTACAATGCAACAGCTACACAATCATACTACAAAACCATTCATTATTGCGATCGATGCCTGTCTTGGCAGTGAGCAAAATGTTGGTCATATTTCCGTTCAAAGTGGACCGATATTCCCTGGAAAAGCTGTAAAAAAAGAATTACCCCCAATTGGAGACATTTCCGTGAAAGGAATCGTCAATATTGGAGGCTTTATGGAAATGCTTGTTTTACAAAACACAAGACTTCATATTTCTTATGCAATGGCTGAAAAGCTTTCAAGAGCATTATTACTGGCTGCTCATCGTTATTCACTAAAAAGTGTAGAAGATAGCCACCATAATACCAACAATGACGATACCTGGCAGCAAGTTAGCAGCTTTGATCTTGGCTAA
- a CDS encoding mechanosensitive ion channel family protein, translated as MEKNKKLMEKYWDKLTSEDLWEHVIDASIEIVLILLASWIAVRLGKKFIKKVFLIRMRSPLSHSERRQRTISRLLQSVISYVVYFSAIIGILSSLNIKVAGLLAGAGIVGLAIGFGAQSLVKDVITGFFIIFEDQFGVGDYIKINAAEGTVVEIGLRTTKINGATGEQFIIPNGAIGEVVNYSVNNSKIFIDLQMATDADFEKAEGVINKYLETLPKMHKELIAAPVFLGVQNVKGTEVTIRIAAETLPQQQYGVARIIRRDITKLFEENNIPMAYPKMMFYGKDEGRSE; from the coding sequence ATGGAAAAGAATAAAAAATTAATGGAGAAATACTGGGATAAGCTCACATCTGAGGATCTCTGGGAACATGTTATTGATGCATCTATAGAAATTGTGCTCATTCTATTAGCTTCATGGATAGCGGTAAGACTAGGTAAAAAATTTATTAAAAAAGTGTTTTTAATCCGTATGCGTTCACCATTAAGCCACTCAGAGCGACGCCAACGAACAATTTCAAGATTATTACAAAGTGTGATTTCCTATGTTGTTTATTTCTCTGCAATCATTGGTATTCTTTCTTCCTTAAATATAAAGGTAGCAGGTTTATTAGCGGGTGCAGGGATCGTTGGTTTAGCAATAGGTTTTGGTGCTCAAAGCTTAGTAAAGGATGTTATTACTGGATTTTTTATTATTTTTGAAGACCAGTTTGGTGTAGGAGATTATATAAAAATAAATGCTGCAGAAGGTACGGTTGTAGAAATTGGCTTACGTACAACAAAAATTAATGGTGCTACTGGTGAACAGTTCATCATTCCCAATGGTGCCATTGGCGAAGTCGTCAACTATTCTGTTAACAACTCCAAAATTTTTATAGATTTACAAATGGCCACAGATGCTGATTTTGAAAAAGCAGAAGGGGTTATTAATAAGTATTTAGAGACATTGCCTAAGATGCATAAAGAATTAATTGCCGCTCCAGTATTTCTAGGTGTGCAAAATGTTAAAGGGACAGAAGTAACCATTCGTATAGCTGCTGAAACCTTACCACAGCAACAATATGGAGTAGCACGTATCATTCGTCGCGATATTACGAAACTCTTTGAAGAAAATAATATACCAATGGCCTATCCAAAAATGATGTTCTATGGCAAAGATGAGGGGAGAAGTGAGTAA
- a CDS encoding DUF3267 domain-containing protein, with product MFTNDEEPIVIELDLKKLMIDNFVITSGLVILFIAIQYICFKDFHFSFWNMVGSTALFVVLYIIFIILHEAFHLIGFMIFGKVPYKALKYGVNLELGIAYATTEQPLYNHAMKKALLLPFWTTGVLPTIIGFYLNSTVLILIGAVLIAGAVGDFAMYKELRKYPRNAIVQDDPKLPKLYVYTSKKKDAQ from the coding sequence ATGTTCACCAATGATGAGGAACCTATCGTTATCGAATTAGATTTAAAAAAATTAATGATCGACAATTTTGTCATTACAAGTGGTCTTGTCATATTATTTATAGCTATTCAATATATTTGCTTTAAAGATTTTCATTTTTCTTTTTGGAATATGGTTGGTAGCACAGCACTATTTGTCGTACTGTATATAATTTTTATTATCCTACATGAGGCTTTTCATTTAATTGGCTTTATGATTTTTGGCAAAGTGCCCTATAAAGCTTTGAAATATGGCGTAAATTTAGAGTTGGGCATTGCCTATGCAACTACTGAGCAACCTCTCTACAATCATGCTATGAAAAAGGCTCTATTACTGCCATTCTGGACAACTGGTGTACTCCCAACTATCATTGGGTTTTATCTTAACAGCACCGTTTTAATCTTGATAGGGGCGGTGTTAATAGCCGGTGCCGTAGGTGATTTTGCCATGTATAAAGAACTACGGAAATATCCGAGAAATGCTATCGTACAGGATGATCCCAAATTACCAAAGCTGTATGTTTATACATCAAAGAAAAAGGATGCCCAGTAA
- the ychF gene encoding redox-regulated ATPase YchF: protein MALTAGIVGLPNVGKSTLFNAITKAGALAANYPFATIDPNVGIVEVPDARLDKLTELVVPKKTVPTAFEFTDIAGIVKGASKGEGLGNKFLAHIREVDAICQVVRCFVDENITHVSGAVDPIDDIEVINLELALADLESVDKRLQRVSKMAKQKDKEAMIEEPVLLKIKEQLENGKPARAAELSDDELKVIKGLHLLTIKPMLYVANVSEDEVADADNNEYVKKVREYASAEGAQVITICAKIEEEISELDDEEKAMFLEELGIKESGLDQLIRTSYDLLGLATYFTAGVQEVRAWTFRKGMKAPQCAGIIHTDFERGFIRAETVAYDDLLEAGSQAAAKEAGKVRLEGKEYEVQDGDIMLFRFNV, encoded by the coding sequence ATGGCATTAACAGCTGGAATCGTTGGTTTACCTAACGTTGGAAAATCGACATTATTTAACGCAATAACAAAAGCGGGCGCATTGGCTGCAAACTATCCATTCGCAACGATTGATCCGAATGTTGGTATCGTTGAAGTACCTGATGCACGTTTAGATAAATTAACAGAATTAGTTGTACCGAAAAAAACTGTACCAACTGCATTTGAATTTACAGATATCGCTGGAATTGTTAAAGGTGCTTCCAAGGGTGAAGGATTAGGAAATAAATTCCTAGCTCATATTCGTGAAGTAGATGCAATTTGTCAGGTAGTACGTTGTTTTGTAGACGAAAACATTACGCACGTTTCCGGTGCAGTAGATCCAATTGATGATATTGAAGTTATTAATCTAGAGCTTGCGCTAGCTGACTTAGAATCTGTAGATAAACGTTTACAACGAGTTAGCAAAATGGCGAAACAAAAAGATAAAGAGGCTATGATCGAAGAGCCAGTACTTCTAAAAATTAAAGAGCAACTAGAAAACGGTAAACCAGCTCGTGCAGCTGAGCTATCAGATGATGAATTAAAGGTAATTAAAGGTCTTCATTTGCTAACAATTAAACCAATGCTTTATGTAGCAAACGTTTCAGAAGATGAAGTAGCAGATGCTGACAACAACGAGTATGTGAAAAAAGTACGTGAGTATGCATCGGCTGAAGGTGCTCAAGTTATTACAATTTGTGCTAAAATCGAAGAAGAAATTTCTGAGCTTGATGATGAAGAAAAAGCTATGTTCTTAGAAGAATTAGGGATTAAAGAATCTGGTTTAGATCAATTAATTCGTACTTCTTATGATTTATTAGGATTAGCTACGTATTTTACTGCAGGTGTACAAGAGGTACGTGCCTGGACGTTCCGTAAAGGAATGAAGGCACCACAATGTGCAGGTATCATTCATACTGACTTTGAGCGCGGCTTTATTCGTGCAGAAACAGTTGCATATGATGATCTACTAGAGGCAGGTTCTCAAGCAGCAGCTAAGGAAGCTGGTAAAGTACGTCTTGAAGGTAAAGAATATGAAGTACAAGATGGCGATATTATGTTATTCCGCTTTAATGTATAA
- the rplI gene encoding 50S ribosomal protein L9: MKVVFLKDVKGKGKKGEIKNVADGYAQNFLIKNGYAAEANAQALSQLDGQKKLEAKNAAAELAEAQALKEKVEALTVELKAKSGEGGRLFGSVSTKQIADALQKVHGIKIDKRKMTLPDGIRSLGFTNVPVKLHHEVSATLKVHVTEE, encoded by the coding sequence ATGAAAGTAGTATTTTTAAAAGACGTTAAAGGAAAAGGAAAAAAAGGTGAAATTAAAAACGTAGCTGATGGCTATGCACAAAATTTCCTAATTAAGAATGGCTATGCAGCGGAAGCAAATGCGCAAGCTTTAAGCCAATTAGATGGGCAAAAAAAATTAGAGGCCAAAAATGCAGCTGCTGAATTAGCTGAAGCACAAGCATTGAAGGAAAAAGTAGAAGCACTAACAGTTGAGCTAAAAGCAAAATCAGGTGAAGGTGGCCGCTTATTTGGCTCAGTATCTACAAAGCAAATTGCTGATGCATTACAAAAGGTGCATGGCATTAAAATTGATAAACGTAAAATGACTTTACCTGATGGAATTCGTTCACTTGGCTTTACAAATGTTCCTGTAAAACTACATCATGAAGTATCAGCAACGTTAAAAGTACATGTAACGGAAGAATAA
- a CDS encoding acyl-CoA dehydrogenase encodes MNVMQIKERGLEFEQLGMLPQDVLDYIYEQQLFKLFTSRELGGKDLDLVEGVKVFQQMSALDGNFGWLITIGTGGNAFIPTFSQEICEKIYSPKEAVIAGSGYPTGIAVKTAGGYYVTGQWKYCSGSNYASTFTMNCLIEEDGIKTEKIISCSVNPQDVEILNDWSAMGLKATASHTIRVNNVWVPQEATFQLGTIRNDYGNSVHSFPFTTFAEASFLGVCLGITENFLEEAFALMKQRNDDISRTERIGALQFLWMQQQKRFKQCEEQFFATLSVYWQKHQIGDELTDEELSQFTQMTKDIAAACLEIANNLIRSLGMDAITETSTINRIWRNLYTAAQHGFLTP; translated from the coding sequence ATGAATGTTATGCAAATTAAGGAACGTGGTTTAGAGTTTGAGCAATTGGGGATGCTGCCACAAGATGTCTTAGATTATATTTATGAACAACAACTATTCAAATTGTTCACTTCAAGAGAATTAGGTGGTAAGGATTTAGATTTAGTAGAAGGTGTAAAGGTATTCCAGCAGATGTCTGCACTTGATGGCAATTTTGGGTGGCTCATTACGATTGGTACAGGTGGAAATGCATTTATTCCAACATTCAGTCAGGAAATCTGTGAAAAAATCTATTCTCCTAAAGAAGCAGTTATAGCAGGTAGTGGATATCCAACGGGTATAGCTGTCAAAACAGCTGGTGGCTACTATGTAACAGGGCAATGGAAGTATTGTAGTGGTTCTAATTATGCTTCGACATTTACGATGAATTGCTTAATTGAAGAAGATGGTATCAAAACAGAAAAAATTATTAGCTGCTCAGTGAATCCACAAGATGTTGAGATTTTGAATGATTGGTCTGCAATGGGTTTGAAGGCAACAGCAAGTCATACAATCCGTGTAAACAACGTTTGGGTGCCTCAGGAAGCTACTTTTCAATTAGGTACAATCAGAAATGATTATGGCAATTCAGTACATAGCTTTCCATTCACCACTTTTGCGGAGGCCTCCTTTTTAGGTGTTTGTCTTGGGATTACAGAGAATTTTTTAGAAGAAGCTTTTGCTTTAATGAAGCAACGAAATGATGATATAAGCAGAACTGAACGAATTGGAGCCTTACAATTTTTATGGATGCAGCAGCAGAAACGTTTCAAGCAATGTGAGGAGCAGTTCTTTGCAACATTATCTGTCTATTGGCAAAAGCATCAAATAGGTGATGAATTAACAGATGAGGAATTATCACAATTTACCCAAATGACTAAGGATATAGCTGCTGCTTGCTTAGAGATAGCGAATAATTTAATACGCAGTCTCGGTATGGATGCTATTACAGAAACATCCACGATCAATCGAATTTGGAGAAATTTATATACAGCAGCCCAGCATGGATTTTTAACTCCTTAA
- a CDS encoding DUF554 domain-containing protein, with protein sequence MVLLGALINAVLIVAGALVGRIFKNIPESMKSTVLSIIGLAVTLLGIKMGFESDNFIILVVSLVVGTVIGEWLDLDKQMNRLGKWVESLFRTKRDGQNQISIAEGFVTASLIFVVGSMAVIGALDSGLRNDHNVLITKGLIDGFTSIILASTLGIGVLLSAVPVFVYQGLIALFAGVISSFIPDAALQMFITEMTAVGGVMIMAIGLNIAGLAKIKAANLLPGIVIVGIMVAIFYTF encoded by the coding sequence GTGGTATTACTAGGAGCTTTGATAAATGCTGTGTTAATTGTAGCAGGAGCATTAGTAGGGCGCATTTTTAAAAATATCCCTGAATCTATGAAGTCTACGGTCCTATCTATTATTGGTTTAGCCGTCACGTTATTAGGGATAAAAATGGGCTTTGAAAGTGATAATTTTATTATATTGGTAGTAAGTTTAGTGGTAGGTACAGTAATAGGTGAGTGGTTAGATTTAGATAAACAAATGAATCGTCTTGGTAAATGGGTAGAGAGTTTATTTCGTACAAAACGGGATGGCCAAAATCAAATTAGTATAGCAGAGGGCTTTGTTACTGCTTCCCTAATTTTTGTTGTTGGCTCAATGGCTGTTATCGGTGCACTCGATAGTGGTCTTCGTAATGATCATAATGTACTCATTACAAAAGGATTAATAGATGGATTTACATCCATAATTCTAGCATCCACATTAGGTATAGGTGTATTGCTATCCGCTGTACCTGTCTTTGTTTATCAAGGATTAATAGCACTTTTTGCAGGTGTTATCAGTTCCTTTATCCCTGATGCCGCACTACAAATGTTCATTACAGAAATGACGGCTGTTGGCGGGGTTATGATTATGGCAATAGGGTTAAACATTGCAGGCTTAGCCAAGATCAAAGCTGCTAACTTGCTGCCAGGTATCGTCATTGTTGGTATTATGGTGGCTATCTTCTACACTTTTTAG
- the rpsF gene encoding 30S ribosomal protein S6, translating into MRKYELMYIVRPNIEDEAKKALVERFNEILTSNGAEVIESKEWGKRRLAYEIQDFREGYYQIVKVNATSDAINEYTRLANISEDIIRHIAVRQEA; encoded by the coding sequence ATGAGAAAATACGAATTAATGTACATCGTACGTCCGAACATTGAAGACGAAGCGAAGAAAGCTTTAGTTGAACGTTTCAACGAAATCTTAACTTCTAACGGTGCAGAAGTCATCGAATCAAAAGAGTGGGGCAAACGCCGCTTAGCTTATGAAATTCAAGACTTCCGCGAAGGTTACTACCAAATCGTAAAAGTAAACGCTACTTCAGATGCAATCAACGAGTATACACGTCTTGCTAACATCAGCGAAGACATCATTCGCCACATTGCAGTTCGCCAAGAAGCTTAA
- the rpsR gene encoding 30S ribosomal protein S18, with product MAPRRGGRKRRKVCYFTSNNITHIDYKDVDLLKKFISERGKILPRRVTGTSAKYQRKLTSAIKVSRIMGLLPFVAEDK from the coding sequence ATGGCACCACGTCGCGGAGGCCGCAAACGCCGTAAAGTTTGCTACTTCACTTCAAACAATATTACGCATATCGACTATAAAGATGTAGATTTATTAAAAAAATTCATCTCTGAACGCGGTAAAATTTTACCACGTCGCGTAACTGGCACAAGTGCAAAGTACCAACGTAAATTAACTTCAGCTATCAAAGTATCTCGTATTATGGGATTACTTCCATTCGTAGCAGAAGATAAATAA